tgtcgcgtgagcgcgagcgctgaacgtcgtgtcttcacgtgcactgcATGCcaaccgtgtggaatatcctaCTACACAGCCACCAGATATTCCGTGGTAGACGACAAGAAGACAcgctgatggtgtcgtctgctaaatacgcagtacgccactcccgatattccacaccgtgtgaatgctccgATAGtggtgtttttgctttttcatccacaagaatattccgtgaggatgtcgctcgtgtgaatacacacgTAGTGGAAGAAGTGTCGAGCACCCTCGATGCCGGagactgaagaagaagaagaagcaaaagcgCGCAGTACAACGGACTCTCGCATTCTCTTCTAGGCCATCAAGTTGAACGGTGGAACGCATAAGGGCCTTGCATTCACAATGGGTTTGCTTTCTGAAGGGTCGCCACTCTCTTGGGAAGAAACAAAGCGGCTCTGTGAACACGTCCGCCATCATGGGATCCTCCAGTTCATCATCCAGTACCACAGCTCGAAAAACCGCAAGCACGACTGTCTGCGCTGGGGCGACGAGATCGAATACATGCTGGTTCGGTTTGATCACGAAAATCGTCGAGCCCAGCTCTGCCTAAGGGCCGCTCAACTGCTCTCCACCCTCAACGAAAGAGACGGCCGTGACCGTTCCCTGTGTTCCTGGCATCCAGAATTCGCTGTCTGCGCCATTGAAGCCATTCCGAATGCTCCGTACGGGGACTTGGTGTCGCATTATAACGTTGTTGAGCACAACATGCGGGAACGCAGAGCCGAGGTACGCGCCCTTCTCGCGAAAGATGAAGAGATCATATGCATAACAACGTTCCCAACCTTGGGCTGCCCACAATACACTTTTCCGGTGTACACACCGTCGCTGAAGGCTGCCCACATGCCGTCCTTGTTCCTGCCCGAGGAAATGGTGTTCCCGGCTCATCCTCGCTTTAAGACCCTCGCTCGTAACATCAGGGAACGACGTGGGAAACGTGTCGTCATCAACGTCCCAATTTACAAGGACGACAATACAAGGTGGCCTTTCACTGAAGACTGGAGAGCGCTCGGAGATGACGGAGAAGCTGAGAGATCTGCCCGACCAGGCCACGTCTACATGGACGCGATGGGCTTCGGAATGGGAAATTGTTGCCTGCAAGTCACCTTCCAGGCATGCGACTTGACTGAAGCCAAGGACTTATACGACCAACTGGCAAATATATGTCCTCTTATGCTGGCTTTAAGTGCAAGCAGTCCTGCTTTTAGAGGCTACCTTGTCGACACAGACTGCCGTTTTGACGTCATAACTCAGTCCGTCGACGACAGAACGGATGAGGAAATGGGATTAAAACCATTGGGCCCCGACGCGCACCTGATCAAACGACCTCGCTACGCGAGCATCCCTTGGTACCTTTCCTCAAAGGGCCAGCACTTCAACGACGTCCCAATGGCTTGCGACGCAAAAGTATACCAGGCACTTCGTTCGGCAAACGTAGAGGAACCATTGGCGAGACACCTGTCGCACGTCTTCATCCGTGATACTCTTTGCCTCTTTAGCGAGAAACTGAAGCAACACGACAATATCGATTTTGATCACTTTGAGAACCTGCAGTCGACAAGCTGGCACTCCTTGCGATTCAAACCCCCGCCACCTAAGAGCAGCATCGGATGGCGAGTCGAGTTCAGGCCTACAGAGCTTCAAATGACAGAATTCGAGAACGCAGCGTACGTCGTGTTCGTTGTGCTTCTTACGCGGGTAATTCTCACCTTCGACCTTGACCTCATCGTGCCCATCTCGAAGGTAGACGAGAACATGAAAATCGCGCAGAAGCGGGACGCTGTCCTGACAGAGAAATTCTGGTTCCGTAAGGACATCCTCACCCACGGCTGCCCTTCGTCCGTGGGAGGAGTACCCGATGAGAGTGCGCTGGAGATCGCCCACAtgaaaactcggaaaacctaattccaacaacgacacggataccggacccactaacacgacacacgcagcagccgaacaaatcatttccagcaccacaaccacaactctccgcaacatcgctgactcaccccgagaaaacgctgacgcaagcaccgtaatagatatatcacgctcactaaccagcgacgaactacaagtcctctctagggggttaacattctgccctacactcaattctgttaacgaatacgaaatccacaaagacatatcagactttgcgagacggctacgccttagagaattcttcgctgatacaacacaagaaaacaacaacgacctccgactaccatcaacctggacaccaaatcacggccgagaacccgcattagacatgtacattaaacaagtaagcaacgacatccttcgcagtatttcccaaagctcgcgtggtcacaacctcactaaaacacagcgtgacatcatcaaagcgctagctgacagagatgatatcattatcaagcccgcagataagggtgggagtatcgtcatctggcccacagataaatatatttctgaagctcataggcaactcaacaatacgcaacactacctcaaactggagcatgacccaacaaaggagtacacggcgctaataacccataccatacaggacctccacgaacgaaagctcatcacacgtgatgacctcagatatctcaccccatcaaacacaagCGCGGggcgtttctatttactgcccaaaatccacaaggtacacgccaacgagctctatacggctgacatccccggcaggccaattgtatctaataacaacacaccaacagaaagactctcgaaattcctggaccactatttaaaccatattccgacaacactgctatcgcatgtacaagacacaccccacctcctcagaataatcagagatataaacaacactcgtacatttggtagggacacaatactagccacgctggatgtgacatcactgtatactaacatcccacacaacgacggaatcacagccctctgcaataccctttctacaacaaacatcagaaaagacacggaaaccatactcgctctaatggacttggtccttaaactgaactacttcgagttcaatggcgaatactacctacaagtacacggtacaagtatgggcacacctgttgcacccacatacgcaaatatattcatgggtttcttggaaaacaaagttctcagcgccctctcattaaaacccactgtgtaccttcgatacatcgatgatatactgataatatgggaacacggggaacatgaatttcaaaagttcgtagatctactgaacaccgcgcatagcaccataaagttcacatcacaacagtcaactcacttaattaacttcctcgacaccacagtatcactagacaacggcaacctcatcacaaccctgtacaaaaagacaactgacaaacaacaataccttcacttcaagagtcaccacccgcgccactgtaaggttggaattcctaatgggcagagtgtaagactacgcagaatttgttcaaacgacacagattacgctgagaagcttgacgaactctgcagtacacttgcccaaagggactatccagactccctcctaaccgaattccgtcgcaaggcactcacactcgatcgaaacgaggttctggaaaaccgaaaaaatcctgacgcgtgccaaataagcttcatcacaagatattccaacgcacttccaaacatcaaagccattctaaagaagcacgagcccctcctccaaagcagtgaccgacttagcaatatattcacccatcccatacaggtcacataccgacgcgcaaaaaacctagcagactccttggtcaacgccaaaatcagcaaaacgagcgccccgtacacgggaacatggccctgcaacctcccgcgctgcaaaacatgcaagcacgttcaacacgctaactccatcaaaagcactgcgagcaattacacccaccccgttaaccacgcattcacatgcgcaagctccaatgtcatatactgcattcaatgcggcgactgctctatgcaatacattggtgaaaccggccaacaaatgaacaaccgccttaccggacacagaaccgacacgtccaacaaactccccaaagcagtcgccgaacactttaacgttcctggtcacaattttgacaacattaaactatatattctagaaaccgggtttagatccacacgtgacagccgtgatagggagtcttatctcatatacaagttcaacgctcttcacccgtccggtatcaacaaatcacaaggcaccctagaaacacttcacaaataaaatatgcttttctcTTTTACccccattatcatctgttatgttctgcatggccactgctttctgcattctttattgcatgccacaactttgtattacaaatattatttaaaaaaaagaaaaaaaaaactttgcttgttctggaattttccccacgtaaccactaacctccttatctttcgctatgcttgccaattcttgcctgttgtcccgtttcgtccacgtgttcgtgaaccttccattttctgtaaccggtctgtagcctagatgactacgttcacataatcccctccacaccctaacaaagcagccattcactccggccgtagaagcccgcacggaccctttcttccctccgggctgttgacccacaattcgcatgtacctttaaacacgtcacacctaaccctttaaataccatgccaatgatgaggacggtgcccagaagaagaacagtctctgttcgaaatatcggcggcttctgtcctgaggcaactcccttcttacTGCCGGTAAGTTCTATACGGTGAGGCTGACATCCTGACGGAAACCTTACGTGAGTACTGAACGGCTAATTAAGGGTCAGCTCCGGGAGCTCGCaccattcgtgcggtctccccactggtccccacttctaaCGTCCCCACACTGCGCCATCTAGTTAAGACGGATGTAATCCTCCCCGGCGCCTCAatgtcatacgcatgcgcatagccCATTGTGAAAAGGTCCATAACGAAGGCGGCTGATGAACTTATAGGTGTAGAGGACCCGTCGGTGTAAACGGCAGTGTGCTCAGCATATACGCTTAATGGAACAGTCTAGACTcgcacaactttgtttctgtttttggtcggtatggaatgttaggcagCCGAAAACAGTTTTTCTACAATTAGTGCTatcgtagcgaaattgggacgcctgcaaaaGCCCCCGAATCTCCTGTGTGCAAAACAcactccttcgccttcacgatagaccCGTGATGAGCGCCTCCACGCGCGTCACTAGGTGACGTGAGTGGCAGGGACGCTCCTCAtcggacctgggatcacatgatccaGGTTAGGAACAcagcgcaggccggagcgtctgctactgcTTCGGAAACTCCGGGCGTTCTCCGAccgcgtgatgtccgaaacggaggatttgaaggctgtcaacgacatgACCACAATTTTTGGGACCGCTAAcgccacgggaagaacgagtggtgcagctcgaaattaactgtgtgttgtacagcgatacTATGGCGATACCGCAGTGCTTCCTGACAGTGTGCAGACTCTCTGATcgttttcaccgcacagttggttcagtggctaacaggcagcgccacaataccgccgtcATCTCTTGGTTTCTGCAACTGTGATTGCAGAAACTGTGATTTCTGCAATTGTgagttctgagattgcacagaagtcACGGATGTATTATTCTTGCAACTTTATTTTGTCAgactgcatatatgctttgtggCTGCATTATGAAGAAATgactaagaagcaagcgagctggtgaagatcatgcataatgtaaaaccccaagacaaAGGGACATAAACGGACAGGCACAACACGTCTCAAGGCTAAGACTCAATTGAGGCTTACTATTGAGACATACTagcatagctgggcgtcctcactcatgaggaccctcatgagaacgcctcaccctcacctcacgacgatgaggtgagggtgagtgaggccagaccacgctgaatgttcctcacgaggacagtcgtgaggcattgtccctcatgaggcccactgtgagggccctcatgaggccagtcgtcgtgaggccatcaatacgtgagggtacaactaattctgtgaggagcctcacggatgaggccgtgaggccctttgtgaggaacctcacggatgaggtcatgaggcctttcgtgaggaacctcatgGATGAGGCTGTgaagcctttcgtgagggacctcacggatgaggctgtgaggcctttcgtgagggacctcacggatgaggtcgtGAAGTCCTGACGGTCCGTGACGCACCTCACagatgaggtgatgggttcgggctcgtctttgctgatgccaaacactaacgttatatctcactgtgacagtagcaattgttaccaaatttatccaatCACTCGACGAAACCCTTAAGCAGTtgaatgccgcgcagtatcattagtaccaactactgacacagtagttcaacgccgacgtgtcaGGTGAACATGAAGGAAAGTTCTTTTAAGGCTTATGTGCCtactagtgacttgaagacacgtcacGCCATAAcggtattcacgaggcgagactcgtgaggatgaggggtcgtgaggccatgggggtcctcattaggcgaaagtacgtgaggcgccgtgaggacatgagggccctcatgaggtgaggacacgtgaggatgaggacctcatgaggtgaagatacgtgaggtcataagggttgtgaatagcctcatgaggtgaaggcatgtgaggatgaggatgataaggcctctcgggatcccgatgccctgagatGACGTTTGTaagggcaaaatttaaaatggaatgtgagggtgagggtgactgaggtttagttaccGGTGAGGAagatttggtgagggtgagtgaggccaataaagtatgtgcttcgtgaggtgaggatgagtgaggccgctgGAAAATACCCACCTATgcatactaggccgggatctacgcgctgagtcaccgggcccggccgggccatttttcgatgcgcccgggccgggtcgggcccggaaaagtcggcccgtgcagggctctagtaacgataacggaaacgcctACCACTCTCCGCCAATACcgcaaacagaaacggaaacaaaaattgtcttccggtattgaattcgggtaatggctagtACTGTTGTGCGGTGACGTTTCAGTGacctttcattttatttttgcattttgatgACATCATTCCCCGAAATGCTTTAAATACTACACGACAGAATGGAAACAAAGGGCAATATTGGATATCGAGGCTGCAGCACTCGCTTACCTACTTGTGACATCACCTACTTAGCTGACATCAAGACATGACacttacacaacatagactccacgcactctactccaccataccacgaggatgacagcatatgcgattttttgtacttttcttcaTTTCCCCGTGTCATTATTGTtaactactgagagcgtccgcctatgactgcaacattggatgaaggttacgcccatcttgggttgctggactcagagtgactgaagacatgttcacTTCTTTAAAAATCTTGCAAGCTGTgccatcccaacgacgtaaaattacttgtgtagtgtgtacacGTGACACCGAAgaagcacttgggcaaaacagggtgctcaccgagccggacgggctgttctcccgcagctctgtaaaaGCCGTTCCGTTACCGGAACCAGTAACGGAAACGCAACGGgaacgaaattaaaagctggtatcaaaaacggataacggaaacgaaaacacAGCATTAATgtaaatggaaacggtaacgaaaatacgtccgtgaTCCTTCCCTGCTTGTAATGCATTAATCCGTAACCTgtggaaaaagaaaggaacgaagGAGAGAAAAGAAATGCAATACGTGGATTACGTATTTAGACAGTCATCCTCCAATCATCATTTTATTTCTGTTCGAGAATCTTGGTGTTGACATATTCACAGATTTTTTATTTCTATTATTTCAGGTGCTTAGATTTTTTGCATGTTATCGAAGAGGTAGTGCTGCATCGTCCATGGCTTTCCGAATATGATGAGGTAGTGCTGATCAATTTGACCACAATGAACAGCGTGCTCTCAATGTGGTAGAGCCTTGGTTTTGTCCAGGCTGGATGATAAAATGTGCGCCGTTCAAGAGCGTGTGACTGCACTGGGCGCACTTTTTCGCACGACAAAGGGCTTGCAACGGGATGACTCGTCCTTGTGAAGGGACTGGATGCGGTGAAGCCACGAACTACTAGATTATAAataccatgtcaggcgcaccccttctacGCGCCGCATTGTTGGAAGGTAGtggtggcgcttctcatcgtcccagttattgcttcctcaacttctacaatactttgtacttgagcttaccttagtatttctgtacaagcggtggacgttccacagatgtttcattctgaggttgattatcatcatcattctacgcgttttcataggggctatcgctgtcgtctgctacggtagtcgtacacacgcttctgcgcgttcggAATTCAAATTTcgatcgtccaatcgtgttgtgccgatcagtagcgcccctggcggatcgtgcggacggactcctcatagggttttctgaaTGTGATATGgttgttataatctagtaggtcgtgggtgaAGCCTCCTGTAACCTCGGGCCCGAGGTCACTTCCTTTGGGTAAATTTGGGCTGGGGAATAATAGGGGCCTTCTTCGTGTGCAAATGTTTGCGAGACCGTAAAATGTGATCGATAAAGTGCACTAGCAACACTCAGCAGGTCGGACTTACGACCTTTGTGAAAGTATCACACCTTCAAAAGTGCTATAATTCATGTAAGACCTGgatttttgtgtattataatataGGTTTTACATGTATTATACACATACATCTTGAAAATGGCTGTTAGAATGcttaatacaaatactcaaaagtagtAGTAGCAAAAAGTAGCAAAAGTAGTAGCAATAGTATTACAATTAGCGTTCCCGGTTTTGCGGTGTTTAGTTCATTCCAGATTCCGTTGGAAAAAATCAGTGGGACTTCACTGACCACGAATTGGTGGTTTTCGGTGGCTATATTTTTAAGGAATAGAGGATCGGCGAAAATCGTCGAGAAATAAAACAGAACCCCTCTGTACGCACACACCGAATATAACGCGTTACAACAACTCATACTGCAGATACTGGGCGACTGTGGTAAGCAACAAAGCTAACCAGGCATGTGGTACTTTGACTTTCTTCTAGCTTTTTGGAGTGTCCACATTGTATATTTATCAAATTCTAACCAAAAAGGCGAATTATTGAATTTCAGTGAATTACACTAGAGGAACGGACAGGTACGAGGCCCTGTAATGTCCACCGAGCTCAAGAAGCCATCGTACGTGTAGTGGTGCGCCTGACTTTTTTCTAAAATTGTCTTTCGATTGAAAGAGGTCACCTCGTATATACGCATACAGAATTCAAATACCTACACACGGTTCATCAGGATTGTGAAATATCAATTAAAACATTACGAGCTTTGAAGTTGAAAAGTTCTGCAGATAAAACCTTGATGTTAGAGTTGCATGTTTTTCCTTCCTTGTGACTTCCATCGGCGGCTCACTTATAAATTACTGCAAACATACCCATAGCGTATTCTTGTAAGTATAACGAGACCTGGGCGCAAATCATAAAGGGAATTCGAAGTTACTGATTACAAGTTGGGGTTTGTTAGTTTGTGCCGTTTTTATCCGCACATTAACCAGGGTGGACGTGTATCAGCTTACAGCAATGACGGCGCTATCCCAGCACTAGACAGCCGTTTCGGCCTTACTGGGTATTCGTCACCAGTACGCAGGTAAGCAACGTGTAACTATGTGGTTTCAGAAGGCATTTTTATATTGGAATGAACAAGACTTACCCATGGCGGTGGAGGCATGTCTTGAGACTGCGGTGCATAGCGCGAAGACGATAATGGCAAGGTAAACGGCGGAAAAGGTATGGAGCATTTTTTTGCTTCCAAGGAGTGTGATCGACAGAGGGGTTGAGTCTCGAAGGGACTGAATATCAAAAGCTACTTCAGATACGATGTTCGCTACGTGGTGGAGATATCACTTTAGGACGATAGAAAACGGAGTATCTGTGGGCTCAAAATTAAAGGTCGACAGCAAGGTGACGAATTGAGCAAACTAAGTGTGCTGACTAGCATTTACTAAGACACAACCGAGCTCGGTGATACCTGTAGACCCGTGCGGTAAAATCTTAATTAGGTCACGTTTTCTTGCAGCTTCTATTCACGTGTTTTCGACACCGTCTCGAAAGTGTGAACTTAACAAATGATTAAGATTTCGCTAATTGGCAGGCTCACGGCACGCGCGGGAGGCACTCGAACCTAATGAGCTTTCAGCAGTTTACATTGGAAGAACGTGGTTTAGAAAATGAAGGAGCGTACGCACGAATATTAGCTCGTGACCTTTACGAAATGCCGTGTTACAGGTCACTCCAAGGAAAAATGTCCGAGTCTGCCGCTAGTAAAACTGTTCTCCTCTTACCAGCTGTGCAGAACGATGAGCTGTTAGTGCAAACTATTCGACTCTCGTCAGCGCCATCTGTGAGAGCGGACTGGGGAACAGGAAACTCAGACAACGAGGGAAGAAAagaaggagtaattttactccttttgaggtctaaatgcattgccacaaaaaaatagtccctttctggagtaaatgaatgtcacagagtgtagACTTTAAGACTgtcgtaagagtcccaggtacataattcgtgtgcatgcatgaaaatactttgaagcgaaccgtcaaccgtgatatatcgagtgatataaaatcttgcgccgtacatagggcacaatttgcaaagaaagaagcgctaacggTGTCTTACTCTGTGGTGTTgtaaaattgctaagttggctgagttatacagccttatgccatcatattgaccaagagcacatatttacgtaggatgtttcattcaggagaccatttgcgatgttcagtgacaattcgcagtcctggggagtaaatg
This genomic stretch from Ornithodoros turicata isolate Travis chromosome 9, ASM3712646v1, whole genome shotgun sequence harbors:
- the LOC135368046 gene encoding glutamate--cysteine ligase catalytic subunit-like — protein: MGLLSEGSPLSWEETKRLCEHVRHHGILQFIIQYHSSKNRKHDCLRWGDEIEYMLVRFDHENRRAQLCLRAAQLLSTLNERDGRDRSLCSWHPEFAVCAIEAIPNAPYGDLVSHYNVVEHNMRERRAEVRALLAKDEEIICITTFPTLGCPQYTFPVYTPSLKAAHMPSLFLPEEMVFPAHPRFKTLARNIRERRGKRVVINVPIYKDDNTRWPFTEDWRALGDDGEAERSARPGHVYMDAMGFGMGNCCLQVTFQACDLTEAKDLYDQLANICPLMLALSASSPAFRGYLVDTDCRFDVITQSVDDRTDEEMGLKPLGPDAHLIKRPRYASIPWYLSSKGQHFNDVPMACDAKVYQALRSANVEEPLARHLSHVFIRDTLCLFSEKLKQHDNIDFDHFENLQSTSWHSLRFKPPPPKSSIGWRVEFRPTELQMTEFENAAYVVFVVLLTRVILTFDLDLIVPISKVDENMKIAQKRDAVLTEKFWFRKDILTHGCPSSVGGVPDESALEIAHMKTRKT